Part of the Deltaproteobacteria bacterium genome is shown below.
GCTGGCACGACGCGCAGGGCGACTGCGAGGTGATCTCGCTCGGCGGGTGTACGGGGCCGCGCGGCGAGCTGCCCGACTGCGCCATCATCGCCTGCCGTCTCGGCCGGCCGACCGCGACCGTGGTGACCTCGACCTACGCGCGCGGCATCGGCATGGTGCGGCAGGAGCTCGACGTCGTGCAGTTCGTGGCGGGCTTCCACGCTGCCGGACCGGTGCCGCTCCCGTGCGACGGCGCCAAGGGCGGGCACTCGACGCTCCGCCTGACCGCGTTCCATGTCGCGGCACGCTGAGGCCGCGTCAGTTCCGGTAGATGCGGCAGTCGTAGCGGGCGTGCAGCTCCTCGTAGAGGCGCTGTCGCTCGGGCTGGGAGAGGCGCGGGAGGCCCGCGAGCAGGCGGGACAGCGCGGCCTCGCTCACCGTCGCGTCGTCACGCGCGCCCGCCGGTGTGACCCCGGTGCCCTGGCAGAGCGGACAGGGATCGGGATCCCCCTCCTGGTCAGCCCAGAGCCCGGTGCCGTCGCAGAATCCGCAGGCTGGCCGCCGGTCCACGATTAGAACCCCCGCGTAGTATTCGCCCCGCCTCGCGCGAGGTCAAGGCGGCGAAAGTCCGGGCCGGCGCGGAGCCGCCGCGGTTGACCCTCCGCGGGCGAGCCGCCAGGGGTTCGTGCTCCGCAGGGCCAGGTAGCTCAGTCGATAGAGCACGTAACCAAAATCACGCCGCCAGGCGCCGGTCCAGGCGCCCGAAGCGGTCGAGACGGCCGGTGAGGGGGTGGTCGACGCGTGCAGCGGCCTGCACCTGGGGTTCTGGAGCCCGAGCTCAGTCCTTCAGCCAACGCTGGAGGTCTTCCGGGCTCCGCGCGGCGGCGAGGGCCGTCTCGCGGGTGATGCGGCCGGTGCGCACGAGATCGACGAGGGATCGTTCGAGGGGGATCATGCCCTCGTCCTGGGCGAGCTGAATCTGTGTGACGAGCTGGTGAGTCTTGCTCTCGCGGATCTGGGCGGCGATCGCATAGCTCGCGCGCAGAACCTCGACCGCGGGCACGCGTTTGCCGGGCTCCTTCGCCGGTAGAAGCCGCTGCGTCACGACGGCGCGCAGGACCGAGGCGAGCTGAATGCGCACCTGCGCCTGCTGCGCGTCCGGGAAGACGTCGATGATGCGGTCGATGGCCATGGCGCCGGTGCCGCTGTGAAGAGTCGAAAGGACGAGGTGGCCGGTCTCGGCGGCGGTCAGCGCCAGGGAGATGGTCTCGAGGTCGCGCATCTCGCCCACCAGAATGACGTCGGGACTTTCGCGCAGCGCCGCCCGCAGACCCGAGCTGAAGCTCTCCACGTGGGAGCCCACCTCCCGCTGATGGATGAGGCTGCGCTGGGGCGAGTGCAGGTACTCGATGGGATCTTCGAGGGTGATCACGTGGGTGGCCCGCGTTCGGTTGATCTCGCCGACGAGCGCGGCGAGCGTCGTTGACTTGCCCGACCCGGCCGGTCCGTTGAGAAGCACCAATCCGTCGCGCAAGGCACCCAGTGCAGCGAGCGAGCGCGGAAGCC
Proteins encoded:
- a CDS encoding PilT/PilU family type 4a pilus ATPase, translated to MFAALIDEVLDPEQRERLREQATVELVYRSDRNNESFNVTAQSTGERTVLRFVVAALASPSTSTSVRRTPSLESLVVDALDRGASDIILSEGRSPRLRFAGQLESEDRPATTAQDIESFLAAHMTSETRARFDETGSADLACTLDTADELRRFRANLFRHQGGRCLTLRPIRDRIPTLEELGLPRSLAALGALRDGLVLLNGPAGSGKSTTLAALVGEINRTRATHVITLEDPIEYLHSPQRSLIHQREVGSHVESFSSGLRAALRESPDVILVGEMRDLETISLALTAAETGHLVLSTLHSGTGAMAIDRIIDVFPDAQQAQVRIQLASVLRAVVTQRLLPAKEPGKRVPAVEVLRASYAIAAQIRESKTHQLVTQIQLAQDEGMIPLERSLVDLVRTGRITRETALAAARSPEDLQRWLKD